The Legionella jordanis genomic sequence CAAGTGTTTGCTGTTGCCCGCCAGGTGGCGGAGCATGTTCAAAAAGATGGGGTTCTCGTCACCAAATCAACCGTGCCCGTAGGGACAGGGGATGCCATTCAAAGTTTAGTTGAAGAGGAGTTGGCAAAGAGAGGCAAAGCACTCAATATTTCTGTGGCTTCAAATCCTGAATTTTTACGTGAAGGAACGGCCGTTAACGATTTTTTAAAAGCGGATCGCATTGTGATTGGTGGCGATCGGCGGGCCCTTGAAGCATTGAAACGCATGTATCATCCCCTTGTTGAACAAGGTATTCCTCTTTTGTGTATGGGCCGAACGTCTGCAGAACTTAGCAAGTATGCAGCAAATGCCATGCTGGCTAGCCGAATCAGTTTTATTAACCACATAAGCCAATTGGCTGAGGCGGTTGGTGCCAATATTGATGAAGTACGTGAAGGAATGAGTTTGGATACCCGGATTGGCCCTCATTTTTTACAGCCGGGTATTGGCTATGGTGGATCCTGCTTTCCTAAGGATGTACGGGCTCTTATCCAAGTCACTAAGGCGAAAAAACTCCCTTCTGAGTTGTTAGAAGCAATAGATGAGGTGAATCGAGAGCAAAAAAACTGGGTTTTTAAAAAATTGGCCGGACATTTCAATAATCATCTTGAAGGATTGACAATTGCCATCTGGGGTTTGTCTTTTAAACCAGGGACCGATGACATAAGGGAGGCGAGCAGCCTCGTGGCGATTCAATCACTAAGAGAGGCTGGTGCAACACTCAGGCTTTTTGATCCAGTAGCAATGCCAGTTGCTAAAAAAATATTCACAAATGATCCCGAAATTGTCTTTTGTGAGAGTGCAGAGGAGGTATTTGATGAGAATTTGGATGCTTTGGTCATTGCTACGGAATGGCCTGATTTTAAACAGTTTGACTTGAAAACATTAAGAGATAGATTGGGTAAAGCGCCGATAATTGACGGACGTAATTGCTTTGATTTGAAAACAGTGGCCGCAGCAGAACTGACTTACTACTATTCAGTAGGCCGGCCGCTGGTTAAGAGTCAAAATTAATCTAGGAGTAGTAAAAGGATGCCTATAAAAAAAGCTGTATTTCCCGTCGCAGGAATAGGTTCACGTTTTTTACCTGCTACAAAGGCTAATCCAAAAGAAATGTTACCCATAGTGGATAAACCTTTAATCCAGTATGCAGTTGAAGAAGCAGTTAGGGTTGGTATTAACCATATGATTTTTATTACCAGCTCTAGTAAGCGGGCCATTGAGGATCACTTTGATAATCACTATGAATTGGAAAAACGCCTGGAAGAGCAGGGTAAAAATAAATTGCTTGAGTTGGTTAAAAACGTTTCGCCCCCAGGAATTCAGTTTACTTATGTGCGCCAAAATCAGCCTTTAGGTCTTGGACATGCTGTACTCTGTGCAGAACATGTAATTGGCGATGACCCGTTTGCCGTTCTGCTAGCAGACGATTTAATTGATGATTCCCGGATGCCTTGCTTGTCTGCCATGACTGAACACTTCAAGCAAGATGGTTTATCCGTGTTGGCAGTTC encodes the following:
- a CDS encoding UDP-glucose dehydrogenase family protein; translation: MKISIYGAGYVGLVSAACLAKLGHQVTCADINQEKISMLRRGECPIYEEHLPELLHEQSRIEQLFFTSNLAEAIAQADIHLIATGTPSLPDGSADLSQVFAVARQVAEHVQKDGVLVTKSTVPVGTGDAIQSLVEEELAKRGKALNISVASNPEFLREGTAVNDFLKADRIVIGGDRRALEALKRMYHPLVEQGIPLLCMGRTSAELSKYAANAMLASRISFINHISQLAEAVGANIDEVREGMSLDTRIGPHFLQPGIGYGGSCFPKDVRALIQVTKAKKLPSELLEAIDEVNREQKNWVFKKLAGHFNNHLEGLTIAIWGLSFKPGTDDIREASSLVAIQSLREAGATLRLFDPVAMPVAKKIFTNDPEIVFCESAEEVFDENLDALVIATEWPDFKQFDLKTLRDRLGKAPIIDGRNCFDLKTVAAAELTYYYSVGRPLVKSQN
- the galU gene encoding UTP--glucose-1-phosphate uridylyltransferase GalU, whose translation is MPIKKAVFPVAGIGSRFLPATKANPKEMLPIVDKPLIQYAVEEAVRVGINHMIFITSSSKRAIEDHFDNHYELEKRLEEQGKNKLLELVKNVSPPGIQFTYVRQNQPLGLGHAVLCAEHVIGDDPFAVLLADDLIDDSRMPCLSAMTEHFKQDGLSVLAVQPVPWHDVPQYGVVSVVDASNNYSTILAMIEKPQRELAPSNLAAVGRYIFTPEIFSSLRQTVPDSKGEIQLTDGIRGLLKQQKVQAYQFHGKRYDCGSKLGYLQATVELGLIHPEIGQEFNDYLQNLN